The Anopheles coluzzii chromosome 2, AcolN3, whole genome shotgun sequence genome window below encodes:
- the LOC120953716 gene encoding tyrosine-protein phosphatase 10D isoform X4, translating to MQSTLERRKKMQPPTLHTHKQPERSDPATERRMGRRKLAAPGSMRLSSGLGLRELLLSSCLVVLLLAQQCYGADLVIEIPGNQGLDDSFYRLDYYPPIGNPAPNATIASRDVGDEIQFSNGLPGTRYNFWLYYTNSTHKDWLTWTVSITTAPDPPANLTVIPRSGKNVIINWSPPAQGNYSSFKLKILGLSDNFATNQTVAIEDNQFQYMVRDLTPGATYQVQAYTLYDGKESVAYTSRNFTTKPNTPGKFIVWFRNETTLLVLWQPPYPAGIYTHYKVSIEPPDALGSVLYVQKEGEPPGPAQAAFKGLVPGRAYNISVQTMSEDEISLPTTAQYRTVPLRPMNVTFDKKSITENSFKVMWEAPKGTSEFDKYQVSLSTSRRQQAVLRNDNENMAWLEFKDNLDPGKTYQVVVKTVSGKVTSWPASGDVTLKPLPVKQLQSYTDSKTGVITISWKPDELSTQDEYRISYHELETNNGDSSTMSTNQTSFALESLLPGRNYSVTVQALSRKMESNETVIFVVTRPSSPIIEDLKSIREGLNISWKSDVNSKQDKYEVTYTRNDTNDGKTVLTTESRLVFTNLYPGAGYEVKVFAVSHGLRSEPHSYFQAVYPNPPRNMTIEKVTSNSVLVHWKPPERSEFTEYSIRYRTESEKQWIRLPSVKATEADVTDMTPGEKYTIQVNTVSYGVESPNPQQVNQTVRPNPVSNIAPLVDSNNITLEFPRPEGRVETYIIHWWPTEQPEQVSMKNFTEVNTILPYPGTLSDDEKTVEEPPLVRLLIGDLMSGVMYNFKIQTISYGLTSDLTKLQTRTMPLIQSEVVIVNNMHTRDMVTLSYTPTPQQSSKFDLYRFSLGDPSIPDKEKLANDTDRKVTFTGLTPGRLYNITVWTVSGKVSSQPIQRQDRMFPDPITMLEATSINDTWIALKWDIPKGEYTSFEVQYLMNDSHYVQNYTVNNHITITDLKPHRNYTITVVVRSGTESSVLRVSLPISANFQTKEALPGRMDKFAPIDIQPSEITFEWSLPPNEQNGIIRQFTITYGLDGSQHTQVKDFRPNELRGSIKALQPGKSYVFRIQAKTAIGYGPEHIWKQKMPILAPPKPETQVVPTEVGSSATTIEIRFRKHYFSDQNGVVTTYTIIIAEDDSKNASGLEMPSWRDVQSYSVWPPYQVIEPYYPFKNSSVEDFTIGTENCDAKKTGYCNGPLKSGTTYKVKVRAFTAPDKFTDTAYSYPIRTAQDNTSLIVSITVPLLIIAMLVGVVLFLRRRRHTGRKTTEQRTNDNMSLPDSTIETSRPVLVKNFAEHYRMMSADSDFRFSEEFEELKHIGRDQPCTFADLPCNRPKNRFTNILPYDHSRFKLQPVDDEEGSDYINANYVPGHNSPREFIVTQGPLHSTRDDFWRMCWESNSRAIVMLTRTFEKGREKCDHYWPHDTVPVYYGDIKVTLLNDSHYPDWVITEFMMTRGEQQRIIRHFHFTTWPDFGVPNPPQTLARFVRAFRERVGPDQRPIVVHCSAGVGRSGTFITLDRILQQIQVSDYVDIFGIVWAMRKERVWMVQTEQQYICIHQCLLVVLEGKEGTEREIHDNQGYEEPRDDDQQSEEQLLIENRSDDELDEVAAREQHQQNGTAGGIENHELDRRRSATVEIVDNELVMMQQANFTAGETTEEELLDEEEEVEVTVDGLMIVSRKQSHVSSSTPAMGGDGQQQEQHQHSNSNSASNNERDQPSSGQDERSISSNGTNSNNSANSGYESSPHKRRSLAATSQERVHDRRSLSFSTGGAEIVSKGDPSSGDHQQQHQQQQQQVQQTYQVGGPLQQQQQQQHQAVLPPGQHHSHQPTVGGGKLWKEER from the exons GCCCGCCAATCTGACCGTGATACCGCGCAGCGGCAAGAACGTCATCATCAACTGGAGTCCACCGGCCCAGGGCAACTATTCGTCGTTCAAGCTGAAGATCCTCGGCCTGTCGGACAACTTTGCCACCAACCAGACGGTGGCGATCGAAGACAATCAGTTCCAGTACATGGTGCGGGACCTGACGCCCGGCGCGACGTACCAGGTGCAGGCCTACACGCTCTACGATGGCAAAGAGTCGGTGGCTTACACGAGCCGCAACTTCACCACAA AACCTAACACACCGGGAAAGTTCATCGTGTGGTTCCGCAATGAAACGACGCTCTTGGTGCTATGGCAGCCGCCCTATCCAGCCGGCATATACACCCACTACAAGGTGTCGATCGAACCGCCGGATGCGCTCGGCAGTGTACTGTACGTGCAGAAGGAGGGCGAACCGCCCGGCCCGGCTCAGGCCGCGTTCAAAGGTCTCGTTCCGGGCAGAGCCTACAACATCTCGGTGCAGACCATGTCGGAGGATGAAATATCGCTTCCGACCACCGCCCAGTACCGCACCGTGCCGTTGCGTCCGATGAACGTAACGTTCGACAAAAAGTCCATCACGGAAAACTCGTTCAAAGTGATGTGGGAAGCGCCGAAGGGCACGAGCGAGTTCGACAAATATCAGGTCTCGCTGTCAACGTCCCGGCGACAGCAGGCGGTACTGCGAAATGACAACGAAAATATGGCCTGGCTCGAGTTCAAGGACAATCTCGACCCGGGCAAAACGTACCAGGTCGTGGTGAAGACCGTCTCAGGCAAGGTAACGTCCTGGCCGGCGAGCGGCGACGTTACGCTGAAACCGCTCCCCGTCAAGCAGTTGCAATCGTACACCGATAGCAAAACCGGCGTCATTACCATCTCCTGGAAGCCGGACGAGCTGAGCACACAGGACGAGTATCGCATCAGCTATCACGAGCTGGAAACGAATAATGGCGATTCGAGCACGATGAGCACCAATCAAACCTCGTTTGCGCTGGAATCGCTGCTTCCGGGGCGGAACTACTCCGTTACCGTGCAGGCACTGTCGCGCAAGATGGAATCCAACGAAACGGTCATCTTCGTCGTAACGCGACCCTCCTCGCCGATTATCGAAGATCTTAAGTCGATCCGCGAGGGGCTCAACATTAGCTGGAAGAGTGACGTGAACTCAAAGCAGGACAAGTACGAGGTGACCTACACGCGCAACGATACCAATGATGGCAAGACAGTGCTGACCACGGAGAGTCGGCTGGTCTTTACGAATCTCTACCCCGGCGCCGGCTACGAAGTGAAGGTATTCGCCGTGAGCCATGGATTGCGCAGCGAGCCGCACTCGTACTTCCAGGCAGTCT ATCCAAACCCACCGAGAAACATGACGATTGAAAAGGTGACGAGCAACTCGGTGCTCGTGCACTGGAAACCGCCAGAGCGGTCCGAGTTCACCGAGTACTCCATCCGGTATCGCACGGAAAGTGAAAAGCAATGGATTCGGCTACCCTCGGTAAAGGCAACCGAAGCGGACGTTACCGATATGACGCCGGGTGAAAAGTACACTATTCAGGTGAACACCGTCAGCTACGGCGTGGAAAGTCCCAATCCGCAGCAGGTGAACCAAACGGTGCGGCCGAATCCCGTCTCCAACATTGCTCCGCTGGTGGACTCGAACAACATTACGCTTGAGTTCCCAAGACCGGAGGGCCGCGTGGAAACGTACATCATTCACTGGTGGCCAACCGAGCAGCCGGAGCAAGTATCGATGAAAAATTTCACAGAAGTTAATACAA TACTACCGTATCCCGGCACATTGAGCGACGATGAAAAGACGGTGGAAGAACCGCCGCTTGTACGATTGCTTATTGGAGATCTGATGTCCGGTGTAATGTACAACTTCAAAATCCAAACCATCTCGTACGGCTTGACAAGCGATCTTACTAAGCTGCAAACGCGCACGATGCCGTTGATACAATCCGAAGTGGTGATCGTGAACAATATGCACACGCGGGACATGGTTACGCTCAGCTACACGCCCACCCCACAGCAGTCGTCGAAGTTCGATCTGTACCGCTTCTCGCTTGGCGATCCTAGCATTCCAGATAAGGAAAAGCTGGCGAACGATACCGACCGGAAGGTAACATTCACCGGTCTCACTCCTGGCCGGCTGTACAACATAACCGTGTGGACGGTGAGTGGAAAGGTATCGAGCCAGCCGATCCAGCGACAGGATCGCATGTTCCCCGACCCCATCACCATGCTCGAAGCGACCAGCATCAACGACACCTGGATTGCGCTCAAGTGGGACATTCCCAAGGGAGAATACACCTCGTTCGAGGTGCAATATCTAATGAACGATTCGCACTATGTGCAGAACTATACTGTCAACAATCATATCACCATAACGGACCTGAAGCCTCACCGTAACTACACCATTACGGTGGTGGTCCGTTCGGGAACGGAGTCGAGCGTGCTGCGCGTCAGCCTGCCTATTTCGGCCAACTTCCAAACGAAGGAAGCGCTCCCGGGACGGATGGACAAGTTCGCGCCGATCGATATTCAGCCGAGCGAAATAACGTTCGAATGGTCACTGCCACCGAACGAACAGAATGGCATAATCCGTCAGTTTACGATCACCTACGGGTTGGATGGTTCGCAGCACACCCAGGTGAAGGACTTCCGACCGAATGAGCTGCGCGGCTCGATCAAGGCACTGCAGCCGGGCAAATCGTACGTGTTCCGCATCCAGGCAAAGACAGCCATCGGCTACGGGCCGGAGCATATCTGGAAGCAGAAGATGCCAATTCTCGCCCCACCAAAGCCGGAAACGCAAGTCGTTCCAACGGAGGTGGGTAGCAGCGCTACGACCATCGAAATACGCTTCCGCAAACATTACTTCAGCGATCAGAATGGAGTTGTGACTACGTACACTATCATAATTGCCGAAGATGATTCGAAGAACGCGTCGGGCCTGGAAATGCCCAGCTGGCGCGATGTGCAATCGTACAGCGTGTGGCCACCGTACCAAGTGATCGAACCGTACTATCCGTTCAAGAACAGCTCGGTAGAGGATTTCACCATTGGCACCGAGAACTGTGACGCAAAGAAAACGGGCTATTGCAATGGTCCGCTTAAATCAGGCACTACGTACAAGGTGAAGGTGCGAGCATTCACGGCACCGGACAAATTCACCGATACGGCCTATAGCTATCCCATCCGCACCG CCCAAGACAATACATCGCTCATTGTGTCGATTACCGTACCATTACTGATCATTGCAATGCTTGTCGGTGTGGTACTGTTCCTGCGTCGACGACGACACACCGGCCGCAAAACCACCGAGCAACGAACTAACGACAATATGTCCCTTCCGGACAGTACCATCGAAACTAGCCGTCCGGTATTGGTGAAAAATTTTGCCGAACACTATCGTATGATGTCCGCAGACTCCGATTTTAG ATTTAGCGAGGAGTTCGAAGAGCTGAAACATATCGGGCGCGATCAACCATGCACATTTGCGGATCTGCCGTGCAATAGGCCTAAGAATCggtttacaaacattttacCATATGACCATTCCCGATTTAAACTTCAACCCGTGGACGACGAGGAAGGTTCGGACTACATTAATGCTAACTACGTCCCG GGCCACAACTCGCCGAGAGAATTTATTGTGACGCAAGGTCCACTACACTCGACGCGGGACGATTTCTGGCGAATGTGCTGGGAAAGCAATTCGCGTGCGATTGTGATGCTAACGCGGACCTTTGAGAAGGGTCGCGAAAAGTGCGATCACTACTGGCCGCACGATACCGTACCAGTATATTACGGTGACATTAAAGTGACACTACTTAACGATAGCCATTATCCCGACTGGGTCATCACAGAGTTTATGATGACGAGG GGCGAGCAACAGCGCATAATACGTCATTTCCACTTCACGACGTGGCCCGACTTTGGTGTGCCAAATCCTCCTCAAACGCTTGCACGGTTCGTGCGAGCCTTCCGCGAGCGCGTCGGACCTGATCAGCGGCCGATCGTAGTGCACTGTAGTGCCGGTGTCGGGCGGTCCGGCACCTTCATCACGCTGGACAGAATATTGCAGCAAATCCAGGTGTCAGACTATGTTGACATCTTTGGCATCGTCTGGGCAATGCGAAAAG AACGTGTCTGGATGGTACAAACGGAGCAGCAATATATCTGCATTCACCAGTGTTTGCTGGTCGTGCTGGAGGGTAAGGAAGGCACTGAGCGTGAGATTCACGACAATCAAGGCTACGAAG AGCCTCGAGATGATGATCAGCAGTCGGAAGAGCAGTTGCTCATtgaaaatcgttccgatgatGAGCTGGACGAGGTGGCGGCCAgagagcagcatcaacagAACGGTACTGCCGGCGGTATAGAAAACCATGAATTGGATCGCCGAAGAAGTGCAACTGTTGAGATCGTCGACAATGAGCTGGTCATGATGCAGCAGGCCAACTTCACTGCCGGCGAAACGACAGAAGAAGAGCTGCTCGATGAGGAAGAGGAAGTGGAGGTGACGGTTGATGGGCTCATGATTGTGTCCAGAAAACAGTCCCATGTAAGCTCCTCCACACCGGCGATGGGTGGTGATggccagcagcaggagcagcaccAACACTCCAACAGCAACTCTGCCAGCAACAATGAGCGAGACCAACCTTCATCCGGGCAGGACGAGCGTTCTATTAGTAGCAATGGAACGAACAGCAATAACAGTGCCAACAGTGGCTACGAATCGAGCCCTCACAAACGCCGCTCATTGGCAGCCACGAGCCAGGAACGGGTGCATGATCGGCGATCGCTCAGTTTCTCCACCGGGGGTGCAGAGATTGTAAGCAAAGGGGACCCATCGAGCGGAgatcatcaacagcagcatcaacaacaacagcagcaggtgcAGCAAACCTACCAAGTAGGAGgaccgctgcagcagcaacagcagcagcagcatcaagcCGTCCTTCCGCCAGGGCAGCACCATTCTCATCAGCCCACGGTCGGCGGTGGGAAGCTGTGGAAGGAGGAAAGATGA
- the LOC120953716 gene encoding tyrosine-protein phosphatase 10D isoform X2: protein MQSTLERRKKMQPPTLHTHKQPERSDPATERRMGRRKLAAPGSMRLSSGLGLRELLLSSCLVVLLLAQQCYGADLVIEIPGNQGLDDSFYRLDYYPPIGNPAPNATIASRDVGDEIQFSNGLPGTRYNFWLYYTNSTHKDWLTWTVSITTAPDPPANLTVIPRSGKNVIINWSPPAQGNYSSFKLKILGLSDNFATNQTVAIEDNQFQYMVRDLTPGATYQVQAYTLYDGKESVAYTSRNFTTKRYRHKDLLDIKILREPNTPGKFIVWFRNETTLLVLWQPPYPAGIYTHYKVSIEPPDALGSVLYVQKEGEPPGPAQAAFKGLVPGRAYNISVQTMSEDEISLPTTAQYRTVPLRPMNVTFDKKSITENSFKVMWEAPKGTSEFDKYQVSLSTSRRQQAVLRNDNENMAWLEFKDNLDPGKTYQVVVKTVSGKVTSWPASGDVTLKPLPVKQLQSYTDSKTGVITISWKPDELSTQDEYRISYHELETNNGDSSTMSTNQTSFALESLLPGRNYSVTVQALSRKMESNETVIFVVTRPSSPIIEDLKSIREGLNISWKSDVNSKQDKYEVTYTRNDTNDGKTVLTTESRLVFTNLYPGAGYEVKVFAVSHGLRSEPHSYFQAVYPNPPRNMTIEKVTSNSVLVHWKPPERSEFTEYSIRYRTESEKQWIRLPSVKATEADVTDMTPGEKYTIQVNTVSYGVESPNPQQVNQTVRPNPVSNIAPLVDSNNITLEFPRPEGRVETYIIHWWPTEQPEQVSMKNFTEVNTILPYPGTLSDDEKTVEEPPLVRLLIGDLMSGVMYNFKIQTISYGLTSDLTKLQTRTMPLIQSEVVIVNNMHTRDMVTLSYTPTPQQSSKFDLYRFSLGDPSIPDKEKLANDTDRKVTFTGLTPGRLYNITVWTVSGKVSSQPIQRQDRMFPDPITMLEATSINDTWIALKWDIPKGEYTSFEVQYLMNDSHYVQNYTVNNHITITDLKPHRNYTITVVVRSGTESSVLRVSLPISANFQTKEALPGRMDKFAPIDIQPSEITFEWSLPPNEQNGIIRQFTITYGLDGSQHTQVKDFRPNELRGSIKALQPGKSYVFRIQAKTAIGYGPEHIWKQKMPILAPPKPETQVVPTEVGSSATTIEIRFRKHYFSDQNGVVTTYTIIIAEDDSKNASGLEMPSWRDVQSYSVWPPYQVIEPYYPFKNSSVEDFTIGTENCDAKKTGYCNGPLKSGTTYKVKVRAFTAPDKFTDTAYSYPIRTAQDNTSLIVSITVPLLIIAMLVGVVLFLRRRRHTGRKTTEQRTNDNMSLPDSTIETSRPVLVKNFAEHYRMMSADSDFRFSEEFEELKHIGRDQPCTFADLPCNRPKNRFTNILPYDHSRFKLQPVDDEEGSDYINANYVPGHNSPREFIVTQGPLHSTRDDFWRMCWESNSRAIVMLTRTFEKGREKCDHYWPHDTVPVYYGDIKVTLLNDSHYPDWVITEFMMTRGEQQRIIRHFHFTTWPDFGVPNPPQTLARFVRAFRERVGPDQRPIVVHCSAGVGRSGTFITLDRILQQIQVSDYVDIFGIVWAMRKERVWMVQTEQQYICIHQCLLVVLEGKEGTEREIHDNQGYEEPRDDDQQSEEQLLIENRSDDELDEVAAREQHQQNGTAGGIENHELDRRRSATVEIVDNELVMMQQANFTAGETTEEELLDEEEEVEVTVDGLMIVSRKQSHVSSSTPAMGGDGQQQEQHQHSNSNSASNNERDQPSSGQDERSISSNGTNSNNSANSGYESSPHKRRSLAATSQERVHDRRSLSFSTGGAEIVSKGDPSSGDHQQQHQQQQQQVQQTYQVGGPLQQQQQQQHQAVLPPGQHHSHQPTVGGGKLWKEER from the exons GCCCGCCAATCTGACCGTGATACCGCGCAGCGGCAAGAACGTCATCATCAACTGGAGTCCACCGGCCCAGGGCAACTATTCGTCGTTCAAGCTGAAGATCCTCGGCCTGTCGGACAACTTTGCCACCAACCAGACGGTGGCGATCGAAGACAATCAGTTCCAGTACATGGTGCGGGACCTGACGCCCGGCGCGACGTACCAGGTGCAGGCCTACACGCTCTACGATGGCAAAGAGTCGGTGGCTTACACGAGCCGCAACTTCACCACAA AGCGCTATCGGCACAAAGATCTGCTGGACATTAAGATTCTGCGAG AACCTAACACACCGGGAAAGTTCATCGTGTGGTTCCGCAATGAAACGACGCTCTTGGTGCTATGGCAGCCGCCCTATCCAGCCGGCATATACACCCACTACAAGGTGTCGATCGAACCGCCGGATGCGCTCGGCAGTGTACTGTACGTGCAGAAGGAGGGCGAACCGCCCGGCCCGGCTCAGGCCGCGTTCAAAGGTCTCGTTCCGGGCAGAGCCTACAACATCTCGGTGCAGACCATGTCGGAGGATGAAATATCGCTTCCGACCACCGCCCAGTACCGCACCGTGCCGTTGCGTCCGATGAACGTAACGTTCGACAAAAAGTCCATCACGGAAAACTCGTTCAAAGTGATGTGGGAAGCGCCGAAGGGCACGAGCGAGTTCGACAAATATCAGGTCTCGCTGTCAACGTCCCGGCGACAGCAGGCGGTACTGCGAAATGACAACGAAAATATGGCCTGGCTCGAGTTCAAGGACAATCTCGACCCGGGCAAAACGTACCAGGTCGTGGTGAAGACCGTCTCAGGCAAGGTAACGTCCTGGCCGGCGAGCGGCGACGTTACGCTGAAACCGCTCCCCGTCAAGCAGTTGCAATCGTACACCGATAGCAAAACCGGCGTCATTACCATCTCCTGGAAGCCGGACGAGCTGAGCACACAGGACGAGTATCGCATCAGCTATCACGAGCTGGAAACGAATAATGGCGATTCGAGCACGATGAGCACCAATCAAACCTCGTTTGCGCTGGAATCGCTGCTTCCGGGGCGGAACTACTCCGTTACCGTGCAGGCACTGTCGCGCAAGATGGAATCCAACGAAACGGTCATCTTCGTCGTAACGCGACCCTCCTCGCCGATTATCGAAGATCTTAAGTCGATCCGCGAGGGGCTCAACATTAGCTGGAAGAGTGACGTGAACTCAAAGCAGGACAAGTACGAGGTGACCTACACGCGCAACGATACCAATGATGGCAAGACAGTGCTGACCACGGAGAGTCGGCTGGTCTTTACGAATCTCTACCCCGGCGCCGGCTACGAAGTGAAGGTATTCGCCGTGAGCCATGGATTGCGCAGCGAGCCGCACTCGTACTTCCAGGCAGTCT ATCCAAACCCACCGAGAAACATGACGATTGAAAAGGTGACGAGCAACTCGGTGCTCGTGCACTGGAAACCGCCAGAGCGGTCCGAGTTCACCGAGTACTCCATCCGGTATCGCACGGAAAGTGAAAAGCAATGGATTCGGCTACCCTCGGTAAAGGCAACCGAAGCGGACGTTACCGATATGACGCCGGGTGAAAAGTACACTATTCAGGTGAACACCGTCAGCTACGGCGTGGAAAGTCCCAATCCGCAGCAGGTGAACCAAACGGTGCGGCCGAATCCCGTCTCCAACATTGCTCCGCTGGTGGACTCGAACAACATTACGCTTGAGTTCCCAAGACCGGAGGGCCGCGTGGAAACGTACATCATTCACTGGTGGCCAACCGAGCAGCCGGAGCAAGTATCGATGAAAAATTTCACAGAAGTTAATACAA TACTACCGTATCCCGGCACATTGAGCGACGATGAAAAGACGGTGGAAGAACCGCCGCTTGTACGATTGCTTATTGGAGATCTGATGTCCGGTGTAATGTACAACTTCAAAATCCAAACCATCTCGTACGGCTTGACAAGCGATCTTACTAAGCTGCAAACGCGCACGATGCCGTTGATACAATCCGAAGTGGTGATCGTGAACAATATGCACACGCGGGACATGGTTACGCTCAGCTACACGCCCACCCCACAGCAGTCGTCGAAGTTCGATCTGTACCGCTTCTCGCTTGGCGATCCTAGCATTCCAGATAAGGAAAAGCTGGCGAACGATACCGACCGGAAGGTAACATTCACCGGTCTCACTCCTGGCCGGCTGTACAACATAACCGTGTGGACGGTGAGTGGAAAGGTATCGAGCCAGCCGATCCAGCGACAGGATCGCATGTTCCCCGACCCCATCACCATGCTCGAAGCGACCAGCATCAACGACACCTGGATTGCGCTCAAGTGGGACATTCCCAAGGGAGAATACACCTCGTTCGAGGTGCAATATCTAATGAACGATTCGCACTATGTGCAGAACTATACTGTCAACAATCATATCACCATAACGGACCTGAAGCCTCACCGTAACTACACCATTACGGTGGTGGTCCGTTCGGGAACGGAGTCGAGCGTGCTGCGCGTCAGCCTGCCTATTTCGGCCAACTTCCAAACGAAGGAAGCGCTCCCGGGACGGATGGACAAGTTCGCGCCGATCGATATTCAGCCGAGCGAAATAACGTTCGAATGGTCACTGCCACCGAACGAACAGAATGGCATAATCCGTCAGTTTACGATCACCTACGGGTTGGATGGTTCGCAGCACACCCAGGTGAAGGACTTCCGACCGAATGAGCTGCGCGGCTCGATCAAGGCACTGCAGCCGGGCAAATCGTACGTGTTCCGCATCCAGGCAAAGACAGCCATCGGCTACGGGCCGGAGCATATCTGGAAGCAGAAGATGCCAATTCTCGCCCCACCAAAGCCGGAAACGCAAGTCGTTCCAACGGAGGTGGGTAGCAGCGCTACGACCATCGAAATACGCTTCCGCAAACATTACTTCAGCGATCAGAATGGAGTTGTGACTACGTACACTATCATAATTGCCGAAGATGATTCGAAGAACGCGTCGGGCCTGGAAATGCCCAGCTGGCGCGATGTGCAATCGTACAGCGTGTGGCCACCGTACCAAGTGATCGAACCGTACTATCCGTTCAAGAACAGCTCGGTAGAGGATTTCACCATTGGCACCGAGAACTGTGACGCAAAGAAAACGGGCTATTGCAATGGTCCGCTTAAATCAGGCACTACGTACAAGGTGAAGGTGCGAGCATTCACGGCACCGGACAAATTCACCGATACGGCCTATAGCTATCCCATCCGCACCG CCCAAGACAATACATCGCTCATTGTGTCGATTACCGTACCATTACTGATCATTGCAATGCTTGTCGGTGTGGTACTGTTCCTGCGTCGACGACGACACACCGGCCGCAAAACCACCGAGCAACGAACTAACGACAATATGTCCCTTCCGGACAGTACCATCGAAACTAGCCGTCCGGTATTGGTGAAAAATTTTGCCGAACACTATCGTATGATGTCCGCAGACTCCGATTTTAG ATTTAGCGAGGAGTTCGAAGAGCTGAAACATATCGGGCGCGATCAACCATGCACATTTGCGGATCTGCCGTGCAATAGGCCTAAGAATCggtttacaaacattttacCATATGACCATTCCCGATTTAAACTTCAACCCGTGGACGACGAGGAAGGTTCGGACTACATTAATGCTAACTACGTCCCG GGCCACAACTCGCCGAGAGAATTTATTGTGACGCAAGGTCCACTACACTCGACGCGGGACGATTTCTGGCGAATGTGCTGGGAAAGCAATTCGCGTGCGATTGTGATGCTAACGCGGACCTTTGAGAAGGGTCGCGAAAAGTGCGATCACTACTGGCCGCACGATACCGTACCAGTATATTACGGTGACATTAAAGTGACACTACTTAACGATAGCCATTATCCCGACTGGGTCATCACAGAGTTTATGATGACGAGG GGCGAGCAACAGCGCATAATACGTCATTTCCACTTCACGACGTGGCCCGACTTTGGTGTGCCAAATCCTCCTCAAACGCTTGCACGGTTCGTGCGAGCCTTCCGCGAGCGCGTCGGACCTGATCAGCGGCCGATCGTAGTGCACTGTAGTGCCGGTGTCGGGCGGTCCGGCACCTTCATCACGCTGGACAGAATATTGCAGCAAATCCAGGTGTCAGACTATGTTGACATCTTTGGCATCGTCTGGGCAATGCGAAAAG AACGTGTCTGGATGGTACAAACGGAGCAGCAATATATCTGCATTCACCAGTGTTTGCTGGTCGTGCTGGAGGGTAAGGAAGGCACTGAGCGTGAGATTCACGACAATCAAGGCTACGAAG AGCCTCGAGATGATGATCAGCAGTCGGAAGAGCAGTTGCTCATtgaaaatcgttccgatgatGAGCTGGACGAGGTGGCGGCCAgagagcagcatcaacagAACGGTACTGCCGGCGGTATAGAAAACCATGAATTGGATCGCCGAAGAAGTGCAACTGTTGAGATCGTCGACAATGAGCTGGTCATGATGCAGCAGGCCAACTTCACTGCCGGCGAAACGACAGAAGAAGAGCTGCTCGATGAGGAAGAGGAAGTGGAGGTGACGGTTGATGGGCTCATGATTGTGTCCAGAAAACAGTCCCATGTAAGCTCCTCCACACCGGCGATGGGTGGTGATggccagcagcaggagcagcaccAACACTCCAACAGCAACTCTGCCAGCAACAATGAGCGAGACCAACCTTCATCCGGGCAGGACGAGCGTTCTATTAGTAGCAATGGAACGAACAGCAATAACAGTGCCAACAGTGGCTACGAATCGAGCCCTCACAAACGCCGCTCATTGGCAGCCACGAGCCAGGAACGGGTGCATGATCGGCGATCGCTCAGTTTCTCCACCGGGGGTGCAGAGATTGTAAGCAAAGGGGACCCATCGAGCGGAgatcatcaacagcagcatcaacaacaacagcagcaggtgcAGCAAACCTACCAAGTAGGAGgaccgctgcagcagcaacagcagcagcagcatcaagcCGTCCTTCCGCCAGGGCAGCACCATTCTCATCAGCCCACGGTCGGCGGTGGGAAGCTGTGGAAGGAGGAAAGATGA